From the Hordeum vulgare subsp. vulgare chromosome 1H, MorexV3_pseudomolecules_assembly, whole genome shotgun sequence genome, the window caaagtttgacaagataatagcatcaaaccatcaaaaattatagatacgttggagacgtatcagtaccgcgtgagttttagcaattgtagaagacgaaaggatgattgagtatgtggatttgctttacaagatcttatttgactctttcctatgttatgataaattgcaattgcttaaatgattaaaggctattggttgttaattctcagtaaggttcttgatccatactttacttggtgaaggaattatcactttagcataagagattatatgatgatattgcttttctaattatgatcatgatgcctgcatgtccgtactttgttttgtcgacacctctatctccaaacatgtgggcatatttgttgatctcggcttccgcttgaggacaagcgaggtctaagcttgggggagttgatatgtccattttgcatcatgcttttatgttgatatttatccccttatgggctgttattacacttcacggtacaatacttatgccttttctctcttattttataaggtttacatgaagagggagaatgccgacagctggaattctggtctgaaaagggagcaagtttgagatacccattctgtgcaactccaaaagccgtgaaaatcaacggggaattattttggattttatgaaaaatactgggaggaATAAGGACCAtaggggcgccaccaggaggccacaagcctgccaggcccgacctacccgtctggccgggcctgggtggcttgtgggcccctgttgcccctctggcgctCATATTTTGTTATATGGAGGGTTTCTTCCCAGAAAAAACCATAAGGGAGCTgtcgggaggagccgccgccgccacgaggcggaacttgagcagaaccaatctagagctccggcaggacgatcctaccggggaaacttccctcccggagggggaaatcatcgccatcgtcatcaccaacactcctctcatcggaggggactcatatccatcaacatcttcatcagcaccatctcctctccaaaccctagttcatctcttgtaactaatctccgtctcacgactccgattgctacttgtaaggttgctagtagtgttaattactctttgtagttgatgctagttggatattcggtggaagattatttgttcagatctttgatgctattcattacctctctggtcatgaatataattatgctttgtgagtagtcacttttgttcttgaggacatgggataagtcttgctataagaagtcatgtgaatttggtattcgttcgatattttgatgcattgtatgttgtttttcttctagtggtgttatatgaacgtcgactacataacacttcaccattatttgggtctacAGGAAGGcaatgggaagtaataagtagattatgggttgctagagtgacagaagcttaaaccctagtttatgcgttgcttcgtaaggggctgatttggatccactagtttaatgctatggttagactttgtcttaattcttattttgtagttgaggatgcttgcgagatgggttaatcataagtgggatgtttgtccaagtaagggcagcacccaagcaccggtccaccaacatatcaaactatcaaagtagcgaacgcgaatcatatgagcatgataaaaactagcttgacagaaattcccatgtttcctcgggagcgctttacgtcctataagagtttttccaggcttgtcccttgctacagaagggattgggccatctagcTGAAGctgtgttactattgttacttgctactcgctacgagtcatcttatcacataactatctgttaccgataatttcagtgcttgcagagaataccttgctgaaaaccacttgtcagttccttctgctcctcgttgggtttgacactcttacttatcgaaaggactacgatagatccctgatacttgtgggtcatcacccaggaaactagcccgaaacgacaaacacaccgagtttttgcgatgtctctatagctgtgcacagggttcatggagcatcaaaaatcgactttggaccccaaaatagtgcactAGAGCCCACGAAACtgacccgaaacgacaaaacaccgagtttttgcgacatctttgTAGCCGTGCACATGATTCATGGAgcttaaaaaatcgacccgggacgccaaaagagtgcgctatagcccatgaaactctaCTGAAAcggaaaaacaccgagtttttcagacgcctcgatagtcgtgcacacggttcatgaagcatcaaaaattgacacggcaccctaaaacagtgcgtgatgtttgctgtgtatcccttgcaatggcgccagaaatagttgtgtcgacggcactaggaatccttcagctacggctacgccttaagggacttcctaggcaagtatgcaaaggatttcccccgtggccttggagccttgcgttggtgttccctcgaagcggaaagggtgatgtagcacagcgacggtaagtatttccctcagtttgagaaccaaggtatcaatccggcggaagagtatctcatgaaagcaagtagacggtgggtgaacaaattactgtcgagcaattgatagaactgtgcagagtcgtgacgatatctatgcaatgattatttctataggcatcatgtccgaaacaagtagaccgatactttctgcatctactactattactccaaacgtcgaccgctatccatcatgcatctagtgtattaagtccataagaacagagtaacgccttaagcaagatgacatgatgtagagggataatctcaaaccaatgataaaaaccccatctttttacctttgatggcaactgcttgatgtgtgccttgctgcccctactatcactaggaaaggtcaccacatggcagaacccaaaaccaagcacttctcccattgcaagaatcatagatctagttggccaaacaaaacccaagactcggagagacttccaaggatatcaaatcatgcatataagaaatcagcaaagactcaaatatatatcatagataatctgatcacaagtccacaattcattggatctcgacaaacacaccgccaaagaagattacatcggatagatatccatgaagatcatggagaactttgtattgaagatccaagagagagaagaagccatctagctactaactacggacccgtaggtctgaagtgaactactcacgagtcattggaggggcgatgatgatgatgaagaagccctccaactccaaaggcccctccggcagggcgccgggaagggtctccagatgagatctcgtggaaacggaagcttgcggcggcagaaaagtattttcgaggctcccctgattttttgcggaatattagggaatttataggccaaagtccttggtcacggggcggccagggaggccacaagcctgcccaccgccgcctcccctggtggcggagtgggggcttgtgggctccctggagcccacctggcttggcccaaaaccccctggacttcttctgttcgggaaaaaatcatttcggggtttttcttccgtttggactccgttccaaaatcagatctgaaaagagtcaaaaacacggaaaaaacaggaactggcacttggcactgaattaataagttagtcccaaaaagatataaaaagatacataaaacatacaaagaaggcaagataacagcgtgaaaccataaaaaattatagatacgtttgagacgtatcaaacatccccaagcttaactcctgctcgtcctcgagtagggaagtgataagaatgaatttttgatgctttcatgctacctagcataggtgtcctttgttattcctcttatgtgacgtgaatgttcagatccattagattcaaaacaatagtttgctattgacgtggaaacaataataattgaagcaaactagcaaagtaatcatgaaatttcaaaataacaaggccaaaagaaagttatccctacaaaagcatatagtctggccatgctctatcatcattgcacaacgaatttaaatcatgcacaaccccggtattggccaagtaattgtttcacacctttactttctcaaacattttcaactctcacgcaatacatgagtgtgagccatggttatagcactatagatggtgtggaatgtggtgggggttgcaagacaaaaggagaagatagtcacattaactaggcatatcaatgagctgtggagttgctcatcaatagatatcaatgtgaatgagtagggattgccataaaaatgatgcactagagctacaagtatgtgaaagctcttaaacaaaattagtgggtgtgcatccaacttgcttgctcacgaagacctaaggcaattttgaggaagcctatcattggaatatacaagccaagttatataatgagaatttccaatagctatatggtggtgacaaaacgagagactctcaatcatgaagatcatggtgctcaaaatgcacaagtgtggaaaaagtggtagcattgtcccttctctctttttctctcatattttctttattatttttattttggtgggtctttggcctcttttgtttatgggattctttggcctcttttatttcctcacatgggacaatgctccaataatgatgatcatcacactttcaactcaaaacttagagcaactatgactgtgtacggaatgccttcggtagtgtaccgtggcaatgatctagcatggcatagacatcaatggaaacatcatgctagctatcttacgatcgtgcaaaggcaatgtagacgtggtggcacatatcatggtagtagttgcatggcaatatatctcggaatgactttgaaaaaagccatagtaggtaggtatggtggctgttttgaggaaggctaatggtgggttttgtgcggcactaagaagatagtgatggtggaaggtgaaagtgcatctaaaccatggactcaacattagtcatgaagaactcatatacttgttgcaaaagttttattagtaaccgaaacaaagcattcaacgcatactcctaggggaagggttggtaggtataaaccatcgcgcgatcccggccgccacgcaaaggatgacaatcaatagactaatcatgctcaaatttcatcacatagcggttcaccatacgtgcatgctacgggaatcactaacttcaacacaagtatttctagatccacaacaccttactaacatgacttcaatattaccaaaaccacaactcaaaactaattgagatgaatcaaacttctctaactattcaacgcacaagaaggtggaagttttcgtatccctttggataactaccccttttgagactactttcaaagcatagatccactaccaagccacgcaccgctgtgctctaaaatatataagtgaagcacatagagcaaaagtatctagctcaaaagatataagtgaagcacatgtgagctgaattgtctaccaaaagatataagtgaagctcgacaaaatcacggtgtgtgcatgtatctctctaggtgtgcagcaaggatgattgtgacacaaaaaaagagtctcctacgatacaagacgctccaagcaaaaacacataacatgtggtgaataaaaatatagccccaagtaacgtttccgatggattgaagacgagagaggggatgccttcccggggcatccccaagcttaggcttttacaacatcctggaatatcttggggtgccttgggcatccccaagcttgagctcttgccactctttatctttttgtccataagaacttcacccaaaacttgaaaacttcacaacacgaaacttaaacagaaactcgtgataacattagtacaagaaagcaaaccaccacttcgttaggtactgtagaaaacttaaattctacttgtgctgatgttgggttactctactttcaatcttccatggctaataccccccgatactatccatagtttcatcaaaataagcaaccaacacaacaaaaacagaatctgttaacagcagaccagtctgtagcaatctgtatgtttcctatacctctggtacttcacaaattctggaacattacgacaatctgaagaatttgcgtagaaatcagcagcaaaaagaatcaactcaaaagctcttacagaaacaaaatgaaaattcttttcgtgagcacaaagtttctgtcttttccagcgtgaccaaacgatcatccccaagactaatcataacggttttgcttggcacaaacgcaaaaaggaacacaaaaaacacaagcataacagaattatgaaagtttggaaagcacaaaacagaaagaaaaaaagcaaagacaaatttattcattgggttgcctcccatcaagcgctatcgtttaacgcccttagctaggcattgatgatgctcacataaaagacaagaattgaagcacaacgagagcatcataaagcatgtgaaaatcacatctaagtctaacatacttcctgtgcataggaattttataggaaaacggattgtcaagacaaccaatagttgccatatgcaaggaagaagaaagagacaagaacaatctcaacatcatgagaggtgatttggtaacatgaaagtttctaccaaaatattttcctccctcatagcaattacatgtgggatcatattcaaattcaacaatatagctatcctataggatattcttttcatgatccacatgtatgctgtcacgcccaagatgcgaccctatcctcaatttggcacgaaggccttgtcggggatagaagcgcatctcgtcgtgtcgcaagaatggatatcgttacaagtacatgtactgaaaagaagatatatatatatagaattggcttacactcgccacaagctacatcagagtcacaacagtacaatacatgttcgtcaagagtaagagcagggttcgactacggacgaaaacaaacgacaaaagaagaac encodes:
- the LOC123419959 gene encoding uncharacterized protein LOC123419959; translation: EIPILCNSKSRENQRGIILDFMKNTGRNKDHRGATRRPQACQARPTRLAGPGWLVGPCCPSGAHILLYGGFLPRKNHKGAVGRSRRRHEAELEQNQSRAPAGRSYRGNFPPGGGNHRHRHHQHSSHRRGLISINIFISTISSPNPSSSLVTNLRLTTPIATCKVASSVNYSL